Proteins from a single region of Thermoanaerobacter uzonensis DSM 18761:
- a CDS encoding LuxR C-terminal-related transcriptional regulator, whose product MIIKLLAEKIATEYEKIVKEKEINEIKILALEVKGYRELNIAEALGIEVVTVRYHKIKIVEKLGLENIKEAVIKAIKLVLVNFD is encoded by the coding sequence ATGATAATAAAACTGCTGGCTGAGAAAATAGCAACTGAGTATGAAAAGATAGTAAAAGAAAAAGAGATAAATGAGATAAAAATACTGGCATTAGAAGTAAAGGGATACAGAGAGTTAAACATAGCAGAAGCTCTGGGAATAGAGGTTGTGACTGTGAGATATCACAAGATAAAAATAGTAGAAAAACTTGGATTAGAAAATATCAAAGAGGCAGTAATAAAGGCAATTAAGTTAGTGCTGGTAAATTTTGATTAA
- a CDS encoding DUF3796 domain-containing protein — protein sequence MKKLFWLLGFLGFLGFLGFFKSYMYFTFFVFFSNFFTSRYINIPQDKQLQNKMAEAHTVSFVVTSFFLSFMLIMLIFNVSYEIFKAMFCIIFALVFIIDSYLLYRYTGSKQK from the coding sequence ATGAAAAAATTATTTTGGTTGTTAGGCTTTCTTGGTTTTCTTGGTTTTTTAGGATTTTTTAAATCTTATATGTATTTTACATTTTTTGTTTTTTTCTCCAACTTTTTTACTAGTCGATATATTAACATTCCACAAGATAAACAACTTCAAAACAAAATGGCAGAAGCGCATACAGTAAGTTTTGTTGTGACTAGTTTTTTCTTATCATTCATGCTAATAATGCTTATATTCAACGTAAGTTATGAAATTTTTAAAGCTATGTTTTGCATTATTTTTGCTTTAGTTTTTATTATAGATTCGTACTTACTTTATAGATACACAGGAAGTAAACAAAAATAA
- a CDS encoding ATP-binding cassette domain-containing protein: MVEIVGLTKVFKNIKAVDNLSFKAKEGEIYGLLGENGAGKTTTLRMLATMLKPTNGTAIINGKDLIKEPEEIRKEVGILFGGESGLYDRLTARENILYFAELHDMDKKEANKKIDILARKFDMTEFIDRPAGKLSI, translated from the coding sequence TTGGTAGAAATTGTTGGACTTACTAAAGTGTTTAAAAACATTAAAGCAGTAGACAATTTAAGTTTTAAGGCAAAAGAAGGAGAAATATATGGCCTTTTGGGTGAAAATGGTGCAGGCAAAACCACAACTTTAAGAATGCTTGCTACAATGCTTAAGCCTACGAATGGGACAGCCATTATAAATGGGAAAGACTTAATAAAAGAACCAGAAGAGATAAGAAAAGAAGTTGGGATACTTTTTGGAGGAGAAAGCGGTTTATATGACAGGCTTACTGCAAGGGAAAATATACTTTATTTTGCAGAGCTTCATGATATGGATAAAAAGGAGGCAAATAAAAAAATTGATATATTAGCCCGTAAATTTGATATGACTGAATTTATTGATAGACCAGCAGGCAAGCTTTCAATATAG
- the corA gene encoding magnesium/cobalt transporter CorA — protein MNELIRCLSYSQGEIASFSPDTITEKINNRNLLWVDLENPTDSEIKILSDVFKFHPLTIEDCLHRKQRSKIEDYKDYYFIVMNVFKGRKLEEEFRISEIFVFVSQTYIVTVHWGNMEVVNTVYEKAKSAANIFERGIDFLLYNLLDEIIDDYFPIVDEVGNKIDEIEAEIFEEEGKEIQSKIFFLKKNMLKLRKIITAQREVLNTFLRHDFAIIKEENKLYFMDVYDHIMRLFDFIDTYHDLLTGTLDLYMSYISNRMNEVMKILTIIATIIMPLTLIAGIYGMNFKNMPELNTEYGYFATLAVMGIIAFAEILYFKRRGWW, from the coding sequence GTGAATGAATTGATTAGGTGTTTATCATATTCACAAGGGGAAATTGCCAGTTTTTCCCCTGACACTATTACAGAAAAAATTAACAATAGAAATCTTTTGTGGGTAGATTTAGAAAACCCAACTGATTCTGAAATTAAAATATTAAGCGATGTTTTTAAGTTTCATCCTCTTACTATAGAAGATTGTCTTCATAGGAAGCAGCGATCTAAAATAGAAGATTACAAGGACTACTATTTTATAGTAATGAATGTTTTTAAAGGAAGAAAACTGGAAGAGGAATTTAGAATTTCAGAAATTTTTGTCTTTGTTTCTCAAACTTATATTGTTACAGTTCATTGGGGTAATATGGAAGTTGTGAATACTGTTTATGAGAAAGCAAAGAGCGCCGCGAATATTTTTGAGCGAGGAATCGATTTTTTGCTTTATAATCTTTTAGATGAGATTATAGACGATTATTTTCCTATTGTAGATGAAGTAGGAAATAAAATTGATGAGATTGAAGCAGAAATTTTTGAAGAAGAGGGTAAAGAAATTCAAAGCAAGATATTTTTTCTAAAAAAGAACATGTTGAAATTGCGGAAAATCATAACAGCCCAAAGAGAGGTTTTAAATACGTTTTTAAGACATGACTTTGCCATAATAAAAGAAGAAAATAAATTGTACTTTATGGACGTTTATGACCATATAATGAGATTGTTTGACTTTATTGATACTTACCATGACCTTCTCACTGGTACTTTAGATCTTTATATGTCTTACATATCAAATAGAATGAATGAAGTTATGAAGATTCTTACAATTATAGCTACAATAATTATGCCTCTAACCCTTATTGCTGGTATCTATGGGATGAACTTTAAAAATATGCCCGAACTTAATACAGAATATGGTTATTTTGCTACTCTAGCGGTTATGGGAATTATAGCTTTTGCAGAAATTTTGTATTTTAAAAGAAGGGGATGGTGGTAA
- a CDS encoding helix-turn-helix domain-containing protein — translation MEERGGLFKIVLKAKQGDKEAIEEIIRCFEPLIMSSVKGVDEEIKEDLRHDLIEIIIRAVKNFEIK, via the coding sequence ATGGAGGAACGTGGAGGACTTTTTAAAATTGTTTTGAAAGCAAAACAGGGAGATAAAGAAGCTATAGAGGAAATAATAAGGTGCTTTGAACCCTTAATAATGAGTAGTGTAAAAGGTGTAGATGAAGAAATAAAAGAAGATTTAAGGCATGATTTAATCGAGATTATAATAAGAGCAGTAAAGAATTTTGAGATAAAGTGA
- a CDS encoding amidase domain-containing protein, producing MFIKRSPEIKDEERIFMKRILIILVLVTYILSAVITISYANTSVSSKDIDQAVIEQLIKKYLVLKYESLKDQNFHDFAKLFSFKETSVGELTNECYQYERDRLNYFIESMKITNDKLLEYNISIKFNKIDIVNSNKAEVEAIVRVDCLYNYTNGVTNTIQNVYKFTLIKNNKTWLIEKDIYDDEFKQLYGYKTDFWKKIKNMKTDLLEFNKKQSELSIKLKESNLQLFKEIEEDYKQNISKDFTISPHSIPGDTYISYNRGKAAEYAVTYTDNTGTNSTANYNKFFKSFADNDCQNFVSQCIWYGFGGVNEPLSINSHDIPMMIDWWCDSSGASNYSGKWNWTYVPDFYDYVTQNYSANGYGVRGLVYDIKYIQPGDVVYTPSHVLIVSSINDINGNGYTDWNEIYVSAHTKNRLNVNITQLYGSVPPSNLKFIKIINFKYNAN from the coding sequence ATGTTTATAAAACGTTCCCCGGAAATAAAAGATGAGGAGAGGATATTTATGAAGAGAATTTTGATTATCCTTGTTTTAGTAACTTATATTTTGTCTGCCGTTATAACAATTTCTTATGCAAACACGAGTGTATCATCTAAAGACATCGACCAAGCAGTAATAGAACAATTAATTAAAAAATATTTAGTACTTAAATATGAAAGTTTAAAGGATCAAAATTTTCATGATTTTGCTAAACTATTCAGCTTTAAAGAAACATCTGTGGGTGAATTAACTAATGAATGTTATCAGTATGAAAGAGATAGATTAAATTATTTTATAGAATCTATGAAGATAACGAACGATAAGTTATTGGAATATAACATTTCAATTAAATTCAATAAAATAGATATAGTAAATAGCAACAAAGCCGAAGTGGAAGCTATAGTTCGTGTGGATTGCTTGTACAATTATACAAATGGAGTAACAAATACAATCCAAAATGTATACAAATTTACTTTAATAAAAAATAATAAAACATGGCTGATAGAAAAAGATATTTATGATGATGAATTCAAACAATTATACGGATATAAAACGGACTTTTGGAAGAAAATTAAAAATATGAAAACTGATTTGTTGGAGTTCAATAAAAAACAAAGTGAACTTTCAATAAAATTGAAAGAATCAAATTTACAATTGTTTAAAGAGATAGAAGAGGATTATAAACAAAATATTAGTAAAGATTTTACTATAAGTCCCCATTCGATACCAGGTGATACCTATATTTCTTATAACCGTGGTAAAGCAGCAGAGTATGCAGTTACATATACAGATAATACAGGTACTAACTCGACAGCTAATTACAATAAATTTTTTAAATCATTCGCAGATAATGACTGTCAAAATTTTGTTTCACAATGCATTTGGTATGGATTTGGAGGAGTAAACGAGCCTTTAAGTATAAATTCTCACGATATCCCGATGATGATTGATTGGTGGTGTGATTCTTCTGGAGCTTCTAATTATAGTGGGAAATGGAATTGGACATATGTACCAGATTTCTATGACTATGTGACCCAAAATTATTCCGCTAACGGTTATGGTGTAAGAGGTTTAGTGTATGATATAAAATATATTCAACCTGGAGATGTGGTTTATACACCTTCGCATGTTTTAATTGTCTCAAGTATTAACGATATTAATGGAAATGGTTATACAGATTGGAATGAAATATATGTTAGTGCACATACAAAAAACAGGTTAAACGTTAATATTACACAATTATATGGTTCAGTCCCACCTAGTAATCTGAAATTTATTAAAATAATAAATTTCAAATATAATGCAAATTAA
- a CDS encoding transposase: MVMGDVLAADIIVKISDIKRFNNEAALAKYTVLI, translated from the coding sequence ATGGTCATGGGGGATGTCCTTGCTGCTGATATTATCGTCAAAATCAGTGATATCAAAAGGTTTAATAATGAAGCTGCTCTTGCCAAGTATACCGTTCTCATCTAG